One region of Deinococcus radiopugnans ATCC 19172 genomic DNA includes:
- a CDS encoding TerC family protein has translation MDLSFLTVTEWLGKPAWMWVMFLAVVVALMAFDLGVLERRRKSRLAPDDDGVMGVGQSLWLSAFYIAIALIYGAWVWLTLGRESGMAFYTGFALEKALALDNVFVISLIFAFFAIPLKLQRRVLLWGILGVIVLRAIMIGLGTALVTQFDWVLWIFGAFLLFTGVKMLRGGDEEHDFSNNRLLGWLKGRLRITDELHGERFIVKQTVGGRVRTFATPLLLALIMVETADVIFAVDSIPAIFAITQDPFIVYTSNIFAILGLRALYFALAAMVHRFKYLQPALSLVLVFIGLKIFYAQLWGKLDPAISLGVTLSLLAGGVVVSLIKTRPPAGEPPASV, from the coding sequence ATGGATCTTTCCTTTCTGACGGTGACCGAGTGGCTGGGCAAGCCCGCATGGATGTGGGTCATGTTCCTGGCGGTGGTGGTGGCCCTGATGGCCTTTGACCTGGGGGTGCTGGAGCGGCGCCGCAAGAGCAGGCTGGCCCCTGACGATGACGGCGTGATGGGCGTGGGCCAGAGCCTGTGGCTGTCGGCGTTCTACATCGCCATCGCGCTGATCTACGGCGCGTGGGTGTGGCTGACGCTGGGCCGCGAATCGGGCATGGCCTTTTACACCGGCTTCGCGCTGGAAAAGGCGCTGGCGCTGGACAACGTGTTCGTGATCAGCCTGATCTTCGCCTTCTTCGCCATTCCGCTGAAACTGCAACGGCGCGTGCTGCTGTGGGGCATTCTGGGCGTGATCGTGCTGCGGGCGATCATGATCGGGCTGGGCACCGCGCTGGTCACGCAATTCGACTGGGTGCTGTGGATCTTCGGCGCTTTTTTGCTGTTCACGGGCGTCAAGATGCTGCGGGGCGGCGACGAGGAGCACGATTTCTCGAACAACCGGCTGCTGGGCTGGCTGAAAGGGCGGCTGCGGATCACCGACGAACTGCACGGCGAGCGCTTCATCGTCAAGCAGACGGTGGGCGGCCGGGTCAGAACCTTTGCCACGCCGCTGCTGCTGGCGCTGATCATGGTGGAGACCGCCGACGTGATCTTCGCGGTGGACTCGATTCCGGCCATCTTCGCCATCACGCAGGATCCGTTTATCGTGTACACCTCCAACATCTTCGCCATTCTGGGCCTGCGGGCGCTGTATTTCGCGCTGGCGGCGATGGTGCACCGCTTCAAGTACCTGCAGCCCGCGCTGTCGCTGGTGCTGGTGTTTATCGGCCTGAAGATCTTCTACGCCCAGTTGTGGGGCAAGCTCGATCCGGCGATCAGCCTGGGCGTGACCCTGAGCCTGCTGGCCGGCGGCGTGGTGGTCAGCCTGATCAAGACCCGTCCTCCCGCCGGGGAGCCGCCCGCGT